A single Paenibacillus sp. FSL R5-0517 DNA region contains:
- a CDS encoding recombinase family protein, protein MYNALSESVDEYCLYLRKSRSDIEAETRGEGETLARHEKQLLDLGKRLKINITYIFREVVSGETIDDRPEVQKLLHQVELGKWKGVLVVEVERLARGDTIDQGVVAQAFKYAGTKIITPAKTYDPNNEFDEEYFEFGLFMSRREFKTINRRLQNGRKTSVSEGKYIGSVPPYGYEKIKLKGSKGYSLKPLEDQANVVRMIYELYTIGQADENGIVKRVGPSLIAKKLNTLKVPPAKGSLWTRDSVSSILRNPVYNGKIKWGTRALKKQRRNGVVKKSRPRNSEQNIVLVDGLHDRLVSEETWNLAKSNLINKASKPIPDRHKVKNPLAGLAECAKCGRKLIRKPSQKHEPLLYCQIPECKNVSSFLSVVEKKVVEALEVWLKSYKTKWRQSEIKTKSSTDLENLQISALKAIEKEITELTKQLSNLHDLLEQGIYSTETFLDRSQKLSQRLAAAQKNKADIKVSITTSNERNVAKEILIPKFEHVIDTYYLTDDPELRNNLLKEVLEKFTYEKNKGTRWHGSPDDFVLKIFPKIPHPDH, encoded by the coding sequence ATGTATAATGCTCTATCTGAATCAGTGGATGAATATTGTCTGTATTTGAGAAAGTCTAGATCGGATATCGAAGCAGAGACGAGAGGCGAAGGCGAAACGTTAGCCAGACATGAGAAACAATTGCTCGATCTCGGGAAAAGATTAAAAATAAATATTACCTATATTTTCCGTGAAGTTGTATCCGGCGAAACAATTGACGATAGGCCAGAAGTACAGAAATTATTGCACCAAGTTGAGCTGGGAAAATGGAAGGGAGTCCTAGTTGTTGAAGTCGAACGTCTTGCCCGCGGTGACACCATAGATCAAGGCGTTGTTGCACAAGCTTTTAAGTACGCCGGAACAAAGATAATTACCCCAGCAAAAACCTATGACCCAAATAATGAATTTGACGAAGAATACTTTGAATTTGGTTTGTTTATGTCCAGACGCGAGTTCAAAACCATTAATCGCCGATTGCAGAACGGGAGAAAAACATCTGTTAGTGAAGGGAAATACATTGGTAGTGTTCCTCCATATGGATATGAAAAAATTAAATTAAAGGGATCTAAAGGTTATAGCCTTAAACCTTTAGAAGATCAAGCTAATGTAGTTAGAATGATTTATGAATTATACACAATTGGACAAGCTGACGAAAATGGCATAGTAAAAAGAGTAGGCCCCTCGCTAATCGCCAAAAAACTTAATACACTAAAAGTCCCACCTGCAAAAGGAAGTTTATGGACAAGAGACTCTGTTAGTTCCATCCTTCGTAATCCTGTTTACAACGGTAAAATAAAGTGGGGCACTCGAGCATTAAAAAAACAAAGACGCAATGGTGTTGTTAAAAAAAGTCGTCCGAGAAATTCTGAGCAAAATATTGTTTTAGTTGATGGCCTTCATGATCGTCTTGTTAGCGAAGAGACATGGAACCTAGCTAAGTCGAACTTAATTAACAAAGCTTCAAAGCCTATACCCGACCGTCACAAAGTTAAGAACCCCTTGGCTGGTCTGGCTGAATGCGCAAAATGCGGAAGGAAATTAATCCGCAAACCAAGTCAGAAACACGAGCCTCTACTGTATTGCCAAATCCCAGAATGTAAAAATGTTAGTTCTTTTTTGTCAGTTGTTGAGAAAAAGGTTGTTGAGGCCTTGGAAGTATGGTTAAAGTCTTACAAAACAAAATGGAGACAGTCTGAAATAAAAACCAAAAGTAGTACAGATTTAGAAAATTTACAAATATCAGCTTTGAAGGCTATTGAGAAGGAAATAACTGAGCTTACCAAGCAATTGAGTAATTTGCATGATTTACTTGAACAAGGCATATATTCTACGGAAACATTTTTAGATAGATCACAAAAATTGTCCCAAAGATTGGCAGCTGCACAAAAGAATAAAGCTGATATAAAGGTCTCAATCACTACCAGTAATGAAAGAAATGTTGCGAAAGAAATACTCATTCCTAAATTCGAACACGTCATTGATACCTATTACCTTACAGATGATCCCGAACTGAGAAATAATCTCTTGAAAGAAGTCTTAGAGAAATTCACGTATGAGAAAAACAAAGGAACTCGTTGGCATGGATCGCCGGATGATTTTGTTCTAAAAATTTTCCCTAAAATTCCACATCCTGATCACTGA
- a CDS encoding helix-turn-helix transcriptional regulator, with amino-acid sequence METANTQRLVLKDCRKAKGTQRKVATDLKITEAHWREIENGNSVPGTRLLFKICNYFGKSVYVLFPDLTEAS; translated from the coding sequence ATGGAAACTGCAAACACTCAACGTTTGGTATTAAAAGATTGCCGTAAAGCAAAAGGGACTCAACGTAAAGTTGCAACTGACCTTAAAATAACCGAGGCTCATTGGCGTGAGATCGAGAACGGTAATTCCGTTCCTGGAACTCGATTACTTTTCAAAATATGCAACTATTTCGGAAAAAGCGTTTATGTCTTATTCCCCGACTTAACAGAAGCTTCTTAA
- a CDS encoding S24 family peptidase: MGERIKKMRIARGYTQNQMAEFFDMNPANFSSYERNKSVPPSDRLGKIADILGTSTDYLIGRTDIDLPIDLLLKEHSSNNLRDHLTPLVGTICAGNGLIAESNIEDYVSYPLSKKNNSDFALTVKGDSMIGAGINDGDIVYLKKGRWAEYNGQIVAVVINGEDGQLKRMKWTEGSPYIQLIPENPRYEIKEVLPNEIVVCGLYVGHFKFESKEARSNV, from the coding sequence ATGGGTGAAAGAATCAAAAAAATGCGCATTGCACGCGGGTATACCCAAAATCAAATGGCTGAATTTTTTGATATGAATCCAGCAAACTTTTCAAGTTATGAGAGAAATAAAAGCGTACCTCCGAGTGATAGACTAGGGAAAATCGCAGACATACTCGGCACTTCTACTGATTACTTAATTGGTAGAACTGATATTGATCTACCAATAGATCTTTTGTTAAAGGAGCATTCTTCTAACAACTTGAGAGACCATCTAACTCCTTTAGTTGGAACAATCTGTGCCGGTAACGGATTGATAGCAGAAAGTAACATTGAGGATTATGTAAGTTACCCACTCTCAAAAAAGAATAATTCTGATTTTGCGTTGACAGTGAAAGGGGATTCCATGATTGGAGCGGGAATTAACGATGGCGATATAGTTTATCTTAAAAAAGGGCGTTGGGCAGAGTATAACGGTCAAATTGTTGCTGTAGTTATAAACGGAGAGGATGGACAACTTAAACGAATGAAATGGACTGAAGGATCTCCGTACATACAACTGATACCTGAGAACCCTCGTTATGAAATTAAAGAAGTATTACCAAACGAAATTGTTGTATGTGGTTTGTATGTAGGCCATTTTAAATTTGAATCTAAGGAGGCACGTTCAAATGTATAA
- a CDS encoding alpha/beta fold hydrolase translates to MIFYVLAVMVLILLALLWTGGLYFFKTAIRRTPKTFLVDNPNLMPEPDNEIISSASDLKWLDAQPTEEVILQSYDGLQLHGTWLNSNKGSDQTVILAHGYSGKGREMAGFARFYAEKHGYNVLMPDDRGHGRSEGDIIGFGWLDRKDYVQWSNWVLEKVGTKGEIILHGISMGGATVLMTGGETLPAQVKAIVSDCAYTSVEEELTFQLKQLYKLPAFPFIPVTSLISRWKAGYSFKEASALKQLAKVNVPVLFIHGEADTFAPTCCQ, encoded by the coding sequence ATGATATTCTACGTACTTGCAGTAATGGTACTGATCCTTCTTGCTCTTCTGTGGACAGGTGGACTTTATTTTTTCAAAACCGCCATTCGTCGTACGCCAAAAACGTTTTTGGTGGATAATCCGAATCTGATGCCTGAGCCGGACAATGAAATCATCAGCAGTGCTTCTGACCTGAAGTGGCTGGATGCTCAGCCTACAGAAGAGGTAATCCTTCAATCGTATGATGGACTACAACTGCATGGTACATGGCTTAATTCCAATAAGGGGTCAGATCAGACCGTGATTCTGGCACATGGTTATTCGGGGAAAGGCAGAGAAATGGCTGGTTTTGCCCGATTTTATGCGGAAAAGCATGGGTATAACGTGTTAATGCCGGATGATCGGGGTCATGGCCGGAGCGAAGGTGACATCATCGGTTTTGGCTGGTTAGATCGTAAGGATTATGTACAGTGGAGCAACTGGGTGCTTGAAAAAGTGGGTACAAAAGGGGAAATCATATTGCACGGCATATCCATGGGAGGAGCAACCGTACTGATGACAGGTGGTGAAACCCTGCCGGCTCAGGTTAAAGCGATTGTGTCTGATTGTGCATATACATCTGTGGAAGAAGAACTGACGTTCCAGTTAAAGCAACTATACAAGCTGCCTGCATTTCCGTTCATACCTGTCACAAGTCTGATCTCCCGGTGGAAAGCAGGGTATTCCTTCAAAGAGGCTTCTGCGCTCAAGCAACTTGCCAAAGTTAACGTTCCCGTGTTGTTCATTCATGGGGAGGCGGATACATTTGCACCAACATGTTGTCAGTGA